A stretch of DNA from Dehalobacterium formicoaceticum:
TCTGCCAAAAAACCACATCAGTCCATCCCAAAAAATAGCCCAGGTAGTTAAAGGTTAACTTAACCCCATTGGCAAAAATTCCAATCAGCGCACCTGCCAGGATCTTGTCTGATAAAATGTTCATCTGCTCACCTTTTCGCTATTTTATTAGGTTTAGTTTACCAAAAGAATGATACTTTTATCCTCATTTCCCCGGCATATTAATTAGCCATAAATAGGTACAAGTCATCACCTCACATTCAATTCTTTTTTACATATCATAAAAGGGACATCAGTATTGGAAGGAGGTGTACTATGGCTCCGCCAGAAATATCCATCATCATCCCCTGTCGTAACGAAGGAAAAAACATTACTCATACAATTAAATCCATGATTAGCAATGAGACCTTTTTGGCATTTGAAATCATTGTTGTTGATGATGGCTCCACAGATCACTGTTGTCGAACCCTGATATCCGATTTTCCAAATCAAAAAATCACCTTGCTCAATTCTCACGGAAAAGGTGCCTGTTATGCCCGGAACATAGGTGCCCTGCATGCCCGGGGAAAATATCTACTTTTTTGTGATGCACATATCTTTGTCCAGCCTTATTGGTTGGAAGAGCTTTTAGTTTGTTTTGATGAACCGGGAATCGGTATTGTTGCTCCCGGTATTTCATCCTATCATAATTCTGATGCGGTAGGCTTTGGCTTTACCTTAACCGATTCCTTCGGCGTGGAATGGCTTCCTGCTCCAATACAGACGGCCCCGGCTTTAATCGCTCCCGGTGCCTGTGCCATGATCCCGCAAAAAGTTTTCCGTGAAGCAGGGGGATTTGACCAGGGTTTACGGGTATGGGGACATGAGGATGTGGAGCTGTCTTTAAGATACTGGCTCTTGGGGTACCAAGTTCTCGTTACTCCGGAGGTTACCATCCAGCATATCTTCCGCGAAAAACATCCCTATGCTATTGCCATGGAAAATATTTATTACAATTACTTGCGCATTGCTCTCTGCCATCTTAATCCCCAGCGTATTAAAAAACTTCTTCAACTAATAATAACTTTTCCTCAAGCCGAAGAAATTTTTGCAGACATTATGCTTAGTGATGCCTGGCTCCAGCGGCAAAATAATTTTTCCAAGCGTCTATTTGATGATGATTGGCTATTTCACAAGTTTTCTGTCTCTTTTTAGGCTTTAGGCCTATAATACAAGGAGGTTAAACCATGAAAATATATTTTTTTAAACCCGGTGATACCCTATATAATATTGCTCAACGTTTCCATACCACGGTAGAAGAGCTGCTAACCATCAATAAAAACCTGGATCTGGATCGGATTTTTACTTACCAGCCCATCATGGTCCCCCAATACGCTACAGCTCGTAAAACAGCACCTACCGAATTCATCCGAACCCACGATAATCCCTCGCTGCCCCAACCTGAATTTGGTTCTTCCGAAGAATTAGATGCGGAAAACGCCCGCAGCCCCATACGAACCTATGTTGTACAGCCTGGTGATACTCTTTACACCATCGCTCAACGCTTCGGCACCACAGTGAACGCTATTGTAACTATGAATAACATCCAGAATCCGGATATGATCGCCCCTGGTCTACGTCTCTTCATTTTTACGCCGGGTCCTACTCCGTCACCCACACCTGCACCTACACCTACGCCGACCCCTCGTCCGCCCAGAACTTATATTGTGCAGCCCGGAGATACCCTCTATGCCATTGCGCTCCGTTTCGGCACCACCGTAGATGCCATTGTGAACCTGAATAACATTGAAGACCCGGATATGATCGCTCCCGGTCAACGTTTACGGATTCCGCAACCAACGCCCACTCCGTCGCCAACACCTACACCTACTCCGACCCCTCGTCCGCCTAGAACTTATATCGTGCGATCCGGAGATACCCTCTATGCTATTGCGCTTCGTTTCGGCACCACTGTGGATGCTATTGTAGATCTGAATAACATTGAAGACCCGGATATGATTGCCCCCGGTCAAAGCTTATTGATCCCCCGGTAAACAATATTACGATGAGCAATAATAACTGATAACAAAAGATATGCACCTGATAAATGGGCTGTAAACCATGGATATCATAGTTTACAGCCTTTTATTGTCAATCAATTACTACACCTTATCTGTTGCCAATAACCCTATTAATGGGTATAGTGAACTTAAGCATTTCTTGCTATAATATTAAGGATATCCAGTATTCCCTAATATAAATGAAACGGTGATGAAATCAGGAGGACAATTCAGCCATGGAACATCAGGAACAAAAATTGAAAAAGCTGCTGCAGGCTGTGCAAAATAATGAAATGAGTATTGAAGAAGGATTAGAAGAATTAAGAGATCTGCCTTTTAAGGATCTGGGTTTTGCAAAAATCGATCAGCATCGTGAGCTGCGTCAAAATCATCCGGAAACCATCTTCTGCCAGGGGAAAACCCCGGAACAAATTCAGGACATTATGGCTTATCTGGCACAGCATCACATGAATCTCCTGGGAACCCGAGCCGACGAAAAAGCCTTTCGAGCGATTAAAGAAGTCTGCCCCAATGCAGAATATCATCCCCTCTCCCGCATGGTGGTAGTCAATCGCAATCCCGTCAAGAAAAATAAAGGGTTGATTTTAGTAGTGAGTGCCGGAACCGCCGATCTGCCGGTGGCAGAAGAAGCGGCTCTTACAGCAGAGGTTATGGGGAATCGGGTGGAATGCCTCTATGATGTGGGAGTGGCGGGCATTCACCGGCTCCTGGCCCATAATGATAAGCTGCGGCAAGCCAATGTCTTGATTACCGTGGCCGGGATGGAAGGGGCTTTGGCCAGCGTCGTAGGGGGTCTCGTCTCCCGCCCGGTGATTGCCGTACCTACCAGTATTGGTTACGGCGCTAATTTTCAAGGTCTTTCCGCCCTTTTATCCATGTTAAACAGCTGTGCCGCCGGTGTTGGGGTGGTCAATATTGATAATGGTTTTGGCGCAGGCAGGCTGGCTGCCATCATAAACGAAGATCCGAGGTGAAAGGAACATGAAAACAGCCTATTTTGATTGCTTTTCCGGCATCAGCGGCAATATGATCATTGGCGCTTTTCTATCCGCCGGTATGCCATTGGATTATCTGAAATGTGAACTGGCTAAGCTGCCATTGGACAATGAATACCAACTAATTACAAAAAACGTCACCAAACAGGGTATTGGCGCCTGTTATTTTGACG
This window harbors:
- a CDS encoding glycosyltransferase family 2 protein, producing the protein MAPPEISIIIPCRNEGKNITHTIKSMISNETFLAFEIIVVDDGSTDHCCRTLISDFPNQKITLLNSHGKGACYARNIGALHARGKYLLFCDAHIFVQPYWLEELLVCFDEPGIGIVAPGISSYHNSDAVGFGFTLTDSFGVEWLPAPIQTAPALIAPGACAMIPQKVFREAGGFDQGLRVWGHEDVELSLRYWLLGYQVLVTPEVTIQHIFREKHPYAIAMENIYYNYLRIALCHLNPQRIKKLLQLIITFPQAEEIFADIMLSDAWLQRQNNFSKRLFDDDWLFHKFSVSF
- a CDS encoding LysM peptidoglycan-binding domain-containing protein, encoding MKIYFFKPGDTLYNIAQRFHTTVEELLTINKNLDLDRIFTYQPIMVPQYATARKTAPTEFIRTHDNPSLPQPEFGSSEELDAENARSPIRTYVVQPGDTLYTIAQRFGTTVNAIVTMNNIQNPDMIAPGLRLFIFTPGPTPSPTPAPTPTPTPRPPRTYIVQPGDTLYAIALRFGTTVDAIVNLNNIEDPDMIAPGQRLRIPQPTPTPSPTPTPTPTPRPPRTYIVRSGDTLYAIALRFGTTVDAIVDLNNIEDPDMIAPGQSLLIPR
- the larB gene encoding nickel pincer cofactor biosynthesis protein LarB — its product is MEHQEQKLKKLLQAVQNNEMSIEEGLEELRDLPFKDLGFAKIDQHRELRQNHPETIFCQGKTPEQIQDIMAYLAQHHMNLLGTRADEKAFRAIKEVCPNAEYHPLSRMVVVNRNPVKKNKGLILVVSAGTADLPVAEEAALTAEVMGNRVECLYDVGVAGIHRLLAHNDKLRQANVLITVAGMEGALASVVGGLVSRPVIAVPTSIGYGANFQGLSALLSMLNSCAAGVGVVNIDNGFGAGRLAAIINEDPR